Proteins encoded together in one Candidatus Hydrogenedentota bacterium window:
- a CDS encoding SDR family oxidoreductase: MRRFEGASVFITGASSGIGAALARAFAAEGANVALVARRPDRLEQVSRDIEAAGGRALVCACDVADAEGLRAAADTAAEALGGIDVVVANAGFGVSGCLEALTLGDYRRQFEVNFFGVIATIQAVLPHLIRSKGRLGVVGSLAGCFGSPTTSAYNASKAAVMSLTESVYHELDEHGVSVTCINPGFVASEIRSVNNEGKYTGNPDPVPQWLVLPAEKAAADMLRALHRRRPVVFITAHARWLARLNRLSPRLVRWVVRRMTRGKLAKFQAARRNTRPGPPDSA, from the coding sequence ATGCGGCGGTTTGAGGGCGCTTCGGTGTTCATCACGGGGGCCTCTTCGGGCATCGGCGCGGCGCTGGCGCGCGCCTTTGCGGCGGAGGGGGCGAATGTGGCCCTGGTGGCGCGGCGGCCGGACCGGCTGGAGCAGGTAAGCCGGGACATTGAGGCCGCCGGGGGGCGCGCGCTGGTGTGCGCGTGCGATGTGGCGGACGCGGAGGGGCTGCGCGCCGCCGCAGACACCGCCGCGGAGGCGCTGGGCGGCATAGACGTGGTGGTCGCCAACGCGGGATTCGGCGTTTCCGGATGCCTGGAGGCGCTGACCCTCGGGGACTACCGGCGCCAGTTTGAGGTGAATTTCTTCGGCGTCATCGCCACGATCCAGGCGGTCCTTCCCCACCTGATCCGGTCAAAGGGGCGGCTGGGCGTCGTGGGAAGCCTCGCCGGATGCTTTGGCAGCCCCACCACGTCGGCGTACAACGCGAGCAAGGCCGCCGTGATGTCCCTGACCGAGTCGGTCTACCACGAGCTGGACGAGCACGGGGTGTCCGTGACGTGCATCAACCCGGGCTTCGTGGCCAGCGAGATCCGCAGCGTCAACAATGAGGGGAAATACACGGGGAATCCCGACCCGGTGCCGCAGTGGCTGGTCCTGCCGGCGGAGAAGGCGGCGGCGGACATGCTGCGCGCCCTGCACCGGCGCAGGCCCGTGGTGTTCATCACCGCCCATGCGCGGTGGCTCGCCCGCCTGAACCGGCTGTCTCCCCGCCTGGTGCGGTGGGTCGTCCGCCGCATGACGCGGGGAAAGCTGGCCAAGTTCCAGGCCGCCCGCCGCAACACGCGCCCCGGCCCGCCCGACAGCGCGTGA
- a CDS encoding TIM barrel protein produces MERRDFLKMAAVAAGVTALSGVSCAAEDVSLRGRIKKAVGLGMAKVSGGPADKLKLLREVGFDGVEVGPNEVDPDVLNKAAEEAGMKVHGVVHGWSLDDIPKSIDYAAAVGADSVLIVPGKVEDGVFYDELYARSQKVYREVAIPYAAEKKVPLLVENVWNNFLLSPLEMARYVDELDSPWLAAYFDVGNILRYGWSEQWVRVLGKRIKKIHIKDYSKKIMEEKGLWPGFDVNIGEGSANWAEVRRELAAIDFNGWATAEVNGGDKDRMTQISREMDTVLGL; encoded by the coding sequence ATGGAACGACGCGATTTCTTGAAAATGGCCGCGGTGGCAGCGGGGGTGACGGCCCTCTCGGGCGTCTCGTGCGCCGCGGAGGACGTCTCCCTCAGGGGACGGATCAAGAAGGCCGTGGGGCTGGGCATGGCCAAGGTGTCCGGCGGCCCGGCCGACAAGCTCAAGCTGCTCAGGGAGGTGGGGTTTGACGGCGTTGAAGTCGGCCCGAACGAGGTGGACCCCGACGTGCTGAACAAGGCCGCCGAGGAGGCGGGCATGAAAGTGCACGGCGTGGTCCACGGCTGGTCGCTGGACGACATCCCCAAGAGCATTGACTACGCCGCCGCCGTCGGGGCGGACTCGGTGCTGATCGTGCCCGGGAAGGTGGAGGACGGGGTGTTTTACGACGAGCTGTACGCCCGGTCCCAGAAGGTTTACCGGGAGGTGGCCATCCCCTACGCGGCCGAGAAAAAGGTGCCGCTGCTGGTCGAGAACGTGTGGAACAACTTCCTGCTGAGCCCGCTGGAAATGGCACGCTACGTGGACGAGCTGGACAGCCCCTGGCTGGCGGCGTACTTCGACGTGGGCAACATCCTCCGCTATGGCTGGTCCGAGCAGTGGGTCCGAGTGCTGGGCAAGCGGATCAAGAAGATTCACATCAAGGACTACAGCAAGAAGATCATGGAAGAGAAGGGCCTTTGGCCCGGATTCGACGTGAACATCGGCGAGGGCAGCGCCAACTGGGCGGAAGTCCGCAGGGAACTGGCGGCCATTGACTTCAACGGCTGGGCCACGGCGGAGGTCAACGGCGGCGACAAGGACCGCATGACGCAGATTTCCAGGGAGATGGACACGGTGCTCGGTCTGTAG
- a CDS encoding Gfo/Idh/MocA family oxidoreductase — protein MSISSQSRRDFMIAGGAALAGMTLASRAARAASAEELKLGLIGCGGRGTGAMQNALLADPNTRLVAMADGFADRIEESLKSLKKGPAKDRVSVDDGGKFSGLDGYKKLLEMCDVVVLAAPPAFRPAHLKAVVDAGKHCFCEKPVAVDGPGLRAVRATCEEAAKKGLNVVSGLCYRYENKKRETIKRVQDGAVGDIVTIETVYNTSGLWHRGDKKEWSRLEYQLRNWIYFDWLSGDHIVEQHIHSLDKMMWVMGDAPPTKATASGGRTVRTDAKYGNVWDHFNTVFEWENGVRAFSSCRQWENAVTAVYDNVYGTKGTAKIQEHTILPAGGDAWKWSSEEPDDMYQNELDALFRAIRAGEVINNGDYMVKSNAAAVMARMAAYSGQTVTWDQCMNSDLALVPEDLQFGDLEANPVPVPGQKGRRYF, from the coding sequence ATGTCCATTTCCTCCCAGAGCCGCCGCGATTTCATGATTGCCGGCGGCGCAGCCCTCGCGGGCATGACCCTGGCGTCGCGCGCCGCGCGGGCCGCCTCCGCCGAAGAACTCAAGCTCGGCCTCATCGGCTGCGGCGGGCGCGGCACGGGCGCCATGCAGAACGCCCTGCTGGCGGACCCCAACACGCGGCTGGTGGCGATGGCGGACGGTTTTGCCGACCGCATCGAGGAGAGCCTGAAAAGCCTGAAGAAGGGCCCCGCGAAGGACCGCGTGTCCGTGGACGACGGCGGCAAGTTTTCGGGCCTCGACGGCTACAAGAAACTGCTGGAGATGTGCGATGTGGTCGTGCTGGCCGCGCCGCCCGCGTTCCGTCCGGCCCATCTCAAGGCGGTGGTGGACGCCGGGAAGCACTGTTTCTGCGAGAAGCCGGTGGCGGTGGACGGACCGGGGCTCCGCGCCGTGCGGGCGACGTGCGAGGAGGCGGCGAAGAAGGGGCTGAATGTCGTTTCGGGCCTCTGCTACCGCTATGAGAACAAGAAGCGGGAGACGATCAAGCGGGTCCAGGACGGGGCGGTGGGCGACATTGTCACCATCGAGACGGTCTACAACACGAGCGGCCTCTGGCACCGGGGCGACAAGAAGGAGTGGTCGCGGCTGGAGTACCAGCTCCGCAACTGGATCTACTTCGACTGGCTTTCGGGCGACCACATCGTGGAGCAGCACATCCACAGCCTGGACAAGATGATGTGGGTCATGGGCGACGCGCCGCCCACGAAGGCCACCGCCAGCGGTGGGCGCACGGTGCGCACGGACGCGAAGTACGGCAATGTCTGGGACCATTTCAACACGGTCTTCGAGTGGGAGAACGGCGTGCGCGCCTTCAGCTCGTGCCGCCAGTGGGAGAACGCCGTCACGGCGGTGTATGACAATGTCTACGGCACGAAGGGGACCGCCAAGATTCAGGAGCACACGATCCTGCCCGCGGGCGGGGACGCGTGGAAGTGGTCCTCCGAGGAGCCCGATGACATGTACCAGAACGAGCTGGACGCCCTTTTCCGCGCGATCCGCGCGGGGGAGGTGATCAACAACGGCGACTACATGGTGAAGAGCAACGCCGCGGCGGTGATGGCCCGCATGGCCGCGTACAGCGGCCAGACGGTCACCTGGGACCAGTGCATGAACTCCGACCTGGCGCTGGTCCCCGAGGATCTCCAGTTCGGCGACCTGGAGGCCAACCCCGTTCCCGTGCCCGGACAGAAGGGGCGGCGCTACTTCTAG